The DNA segment gtcagttggcaagcatctgaatgtaaatcacatgaacatggggatgttgcaacagtcataagtctgaaaaatggccatgtcacttttttcagtgctgttgtaactttgaatggtcactaagtgaactgtagtaagtcaaggactacttgtactgagATCAGCTTCACAGGTCCTGGTTTCTGGTTTATTAGAAAAAGAGGCTAAGGTGACAGAGCAGTGCTTTTTTATCACTTGCTCTACACTTACGAGATTTGTTTGGCTtaggagtaacagagttggaaggtaccttggcggtcttctactTCAACACCTGGtcaaaagcagaagaccctatactatttcagacaaatggctgtccaatctcttcttaaaatccaaaATGATGGACCACCCACAATTTTTgatggcaagccattccattgattaattcatTAATATGTGAATGCCAATATTTCAAAATTTGTATGTGTCAAACCTGTATAACATCATGTAACAAATCATGCATCAGTATGTAACATCAAGGTAATACTGTGAGAAAACTCCATGAGACTTTTACAATTCAAGGTTGGTAGCCAACAATGTCATGTCTTCTAACAATATACAGTGATTTAATCATTTCAGCATCTGTTTActtcccaataaatcatattgttTTGGAAATGGTCTCAACTGCATAATTGCTTTTCTATCAAAGATACTCATTTACctccaatataatataaattaccaGTCTTGAGACACAATGAGTCTGAAAGGCAGTttacaaatctttaaaaaataatcacaacGTGCAATACAACAgatatcaaatatttattttactagGCTTATTGGCCACTCCAATTGTGAAATACTCTAAGTAGTGGAGTCCTCATATTAGAAATGGTAGGTCAGAAAGCAACAATactataaaaagaaaacatacaaATACTCCAAATATTTTCCCCATCCCAcccttatctttttcttttaaaaaacatttcactCAAGCAAAAATTGCTATGAAAGAGATTAAAGATAAAAATGCCAACACTGTAATAACCACCAcataagagaatatatgtagttcgTGGTTGTAACTGGTTGTAGCATTAACTGTGGAGTCTAATTTTAATCATCAGCACTGATGTCGGATATTGACATCTGTAAACAAATattcaagctcagagaacactgagGACTCCACTGTTATAATAACTTTATATAAATCTGTGGTACATCCACATCTAGAGTATAATTCTGGAAACGTATTTGAAAAGGAATATAAGagagcttgaaaaaaaaaaaattgagagcaACGTCTGTGGAGAGTCTCaaacatccaggtcatgattgtcccaaagatgcttttggaCTGGACGtaaatccttctattctccaccattcagttagaattgaagaagcttcttggatgagaaacaaaaagtTTCcgaagtgcgggggggggggaaccccaagGAAGTTCAGGtgccttttaaaaagcacctttgggtttgtTAACGAGAGCAACCAAAATAATCAGGGGGTTCAAACAACTATGTGAAAAAAGATTAGAATTCTATAATTTGGGAAAAAGACCCTTCGTGTAGCACAAAATAATACGCGTTGGGGGAGACGGGAGCTGTAATTAAGCGCATTGAAAGACCACAGCATTACAGACGCCAATGTAATGCCGTGGTCTTTCGATGCGCTTAATTACAACTCCCGTCTCCCCCAAAGCGTATTATTTTCCGCTACACGAAGGGTCTTTTTCCCAAATTATAGAATCCAGCCCAAAACGAAGCGAACAGCGCGTGACTATCACGCAGCCGCAGTCGGAAGATGACGAACTTTAAACCTCAACCGCCGGGAACTGATTTACAAGCCTCGCGAAGCCTGCGCAGACACGCATGCGCGTTCTACCCATCTTGTCTCGCCGCCTTTCGGGCGGTTGTAGTAGCTTTGGCTAAAGAGGGGCGGCGGAGCGGAATGGAGGCGGAGCTGGCATGACGTGAGCATCGACGCACTACGGCAGTTGGAGGTTCCGTGCCGGGTGGGTCACCGTTTTCTCCTTGCCGACTCCTCCGCCATGGAGTCTGTGGATCGAGCCACGCGCTTCTTGCTGCCTTACTTGACCCACTGTTCGGTGCGGCGGATGATGCCCTGGGCACTGATGAGCTTCATGGTGATCGGATCCCTTGTTAAAGACTTAATGCCGCCGGCTGCTACTTACCTGAGTAACAAGCGCAACGTGCTCAATGTGTAAGGGGCTTTCTCTGACGCTTGAGAGTCCTGGGCGTtgatggaggaagagaaggatccGAGAGGCAGGGCTTCGCTATGAGGGGGACACTGGTGGGCAGAGGCAAAGAGTAGGGGGCTTGGTGAAAGGCGTTGACGATACAGTATGAATGGGGGGTCTATGAGCCAGAAGAGGCTTGGGTCTTTTATATTGGGGTGAAGGGCGCtacctcttcccccccacccttctctCGAGGTTACATTTGTAACCTGCTTCTCAAGTTGTATAGTTTGAGAAGGAGCCAGGGAGCCTGTGCTGTCTTATTTTAATTAACGCATTATCTAAGTCTTGCTGAGTGAAGGAATGCAAATTAAGTAACTAACATGTAATTCTTCAGGGTCTGCCTTACACATCCAATAAAGGCAACATCATGGTCCCTATTTGGCAATTTATTCCAGTGGCTAACTGATCATCGCTTTTTCTAAACTGGGAAGAATAAGTTATATTAAGAGTATTAATTCATATAGTACAGTTAATTACTACCCAGAGATTAGTATGgattggattgaattgaattgcAGTCCGGTAAAAACTTAAGTTGTTTCTTAAATTTAAGCAGGGTAAGAGCTGGTTAGTACTTAGAAGAGAGATCCACAGAAAAATCCTATGGTCTAGATAAGATTAGGAAGTTAAAAACATTTTAGAAGGGGTAATGGCAAATGACTGCAATGTTATTAAGAAAAGTACAGATGTGTGGCTACAAAATCACCAAGACTTAAGTTCAACTCAAAGATTTTACTTTGCTAAATACTAATCTGTTTAACTCAACCAAAAGTAAACCACATAACTTTGTTAAATTTGTAATTGTAGCAAGGCTGCTAATTAGTTGATTTTTTATTGCTGCAAACTTTTGAGTTTCTAACTTCAAAGTAGTTAAAGTTATCTTTAAAAGTATAGAATGTCACATTAATAAAGTAAGTTTTCCATTGGTCACATACATCAGTTAAGAAATACAACTCTCCGTAAGCACATAGTTTGCAAATGATAATTATAATTCAGTATCCAGGTAGAAATGGGAAAACAATAATAAACAGGACTGAAATATAATTGCTATTTGCAGCCCATATACTTACATAGAGCTGCATCTGGATTTAACAGTGAAGTATTCTAACTGTTGTTCACAAAAAGCAGTAAATCAGAAATCTGCAACTAGCCACTTTCTTGGGCCAAGTGAATTTTTATAATAGCCTGTCAGTTGGATGTTTATAgctatggtttttttcccccttattccTTTTGAGGAATATTTTCATTTGAAATTTGACTAGATTGTATTTGGGGGGAAGTTTTTAATTCCTCTCTAATAATTACTTAAACCGTTAAATCATTGCTAATACTTTTTTGTTACAACCATGGTTTACCTCAGCCAATGTATTACTATAATTGAGAGTAATAGGAACTGTACAAGTAGCTGTTGTCTAACAACCATTTGCTAAATGGCTGTTTGCAATTATTGTGTGCCTGGAACAGGTGCTTTATGGACATTATCAAATGTGCATGCATCCCctgtcacagtcatgtgactggatttTAGGTACTTTGCAACTGGCTTGCTGAAAACCAGTTGCAACATCCTATTGTCATGTGACCATTATATGCAATGTTTGAAAGAATGGGTTTACACTTAGGACTATGGCAACCACagtgaaaaaaagtcataaaatcgggtCCAGTCACGTTGGTGCCTTGACTTGTTACCACCGTAAATCCCATCCCATTGTAgtcagaagtcaaggactacctgtaattggatcttattaaaaaatactaaattagaactttacattttatatttttttcacgAATTCTGTACATTATTTTAGATGAAATCATATGCTGACTCCTATTACAGGGTTCATGAGTATGGATGCAACATTCCCCCTAATAGTTACAGAAATTAATCAGGATGGATGTAGATTACATGATTTTGCCTTGTGCTGTGTTGCCTGGTGCtcactatatttttttccttcattttatctCTGACAGCTATTTTGTGAAATTTGCTTGGGCCTGGACATTCTGCCTGCTGTTTCCGTTCATCTCTCTCACTAACTACAATGTCTTCCAGAATATTTTGCCTGTACTTGTTCGTCTTTTCTCGCTGCTGGTTGGCACTGTCATTTGGTATACATGCACAAGTACATTTTTGTTCATTCAGGACTTCACAGGCAGTTGTTACAAATCACCAACCCTTGCTGTAGTGACTCAAGAACATTCCAACCAACTACAGTGCCTAAAAGCTGGTGGGATATGGCAAAATTTTGATATCTCAGgacattccttcctcctttcgTATTGTGTTCTAATGATTCTAGAAGAAATGGCTGTGATGCCCAGTGTGAAAACTTTTCATGGTTCTAGATTGCACACAGCGGTGACCAGTTTGTTCTTAGCACTGGCTTGTTTGACTTTTATCTGGCTTTTCATGCTTCTTACTACTGCTGTATATTTCCATGATTTTTGGGACAAGATTTTTGGCACTTTGGTGGGCCTCTCTGCTTGGTATGGAACATACAGGTTTTGGTACAAGTCACCCTTATCTCCTGGATTTCCTCCCCAAAGAACCCTTTATTTCCCAAAACCTAATCGTAGGCTATAAAATCAATTTGTTGATCTGATTCTGTTTTaaagaatattaatttttaattatctaAATTTATTTCCCACAGTCTTAATTGTAAGCTATAAGATCAGTTTGTGGATCAGAACCTGTTATAACGAATATTCATTTTTAAGTATTTAAATTTTAAGACAACTATTAATATGAATATTTAAAGTGAGTGGCAAAAGACCAAATACTGTTTGTATTATGAGTTTGTGATATAATTCTTGAAAGTGGTTGCTATATTAATACTATCAGAACTTCGTTAATCTTGGCTAACTAAATGGAAACTGTTGACCAGATTGGTACTAGAATAACCTACTTTTGACTATGAAGAGGCAAATTTAATAGACAAAAATGCACTTAGATACAAAACTCATATGCAAGGACTTGATATTTTTGGTTAGATAGATTAGATAAGATAAATTGACCAAAATCATACCTTATTTGAGGATTTGATAATTAACAAAATGATAGACATTTAAACATTTTGTCTCAAATTATCTTGCTTGAAGATATAAAACAAAGTTTTCTTTGATTTAAATccatatattaaaacaaaaatggataGCCAGATTAGTTTATGGTATTTATTGCCATAGGGAGATTTTGGATTTAAAACAACTGTCCCCGCTGTTTATTTCAACACTCAACTTTGTGCAGATGAAATAGCTTGCATCATGCACCATTTTTTCTAGAATTTATCTGGCTTAGAGTCTTTAGAATGTCTTATGTCATGTTTTTGGCAACATGGTACTCCTGAATATCACAAAATGCTTTATATCTGCAATCAAAGCTATCCTGTTAGAGCAGGCTGTTGCTTGCAAGATTGCAGCTTTCACATTCTCTGCTCTTCCAGTTCTTAATTAAAGATGGCAGTTAGGAAATATATAGCAATGTTCTAATTTATTGTACATGGGAGTTATATAGAAAAAGTATATTGGTTTTTACAGCCACCTGTCACAACAGGAAAAAATAatcttatttaaaaactattgtttAGGTTCATTGGATACGTTGACTTTTCTTGCATGGTACAACCTTCCaatgttaatatatttatatttattgtgttTTCTACAGTTTTGCAATTTGACTAAAGGTATTACACTACAAGTGCAATTATTTTTGATATAATTGGAAAATAATCCAGTTGTAATGAATGTTGCtgctttatatattatattcagCTTACTATATTTTATGTGCTTCTACTATACATTTAATAGTCAAAGCTGCATcgtttgcagctactaagataaaGTAAGGATCTTTTTTGACTCagacaatgctttttttttttaaagaaaatctctTAAGACCATGGCAGACATATACTGATACCACTGGAGGCATTGGTTCTGAAAAATTGTTGCTGTCTTTGTGTctcgatgttgttgttgtttttaagattTGGGGGGATTTTTAGATGATGGAAGTAGGTATGTTAGAATCTTATGGAGGCCTAGCACACTTACCCTATGTTTGTGTCCCCCcaaaataaattacataaataaatattacacatAAATATCTTGGGAGTTTCTGGAGCTGTAAAAATGTGATTGCATGGTGTTTATGATTTGTTCATGTTTGTGCTAACTTTTCAGTTTTCTAATTGTTTTGATAAAAGTTGCTAACTCAGCTCCAGAGCTTTCAGGTTTGGATGTGATCGAAACACTAAATGGTTTTAAGTCTTCATGTTAATTAACTCACAAATTGCCTGAGTTCAGGAGCTCGTATTAACAGGCATGCCATTTCAAGTTCCTTTGATTTGTATGGTACCTCTCTATATACTATAAGATAGATACTTGGAAAGTCATTCAGTCAAATTTGTGTGTGTTAGCTACTTAAAGATGAAATTCTTATGCCATTTCCCCTGATTTAAATAATGCCTTAGTGAACCATAGCTTCATATTAGGATTGTTACTTGTCCCCCATAGAGTTACAACAGTTTATAATGCCACATTTAAACTACTATATTGTGCATGACAATTGGTTTGTATAACACTATTTCCAACATAGGAGAAAAAGTTTTATCTCAAACTCAGCTTTATGCCTACTCATAAATCAAAAACGATCAGCTAAGCCACAGTCCATATATATGTGGGTGTGGGTGACTGTAATGCGTTGAAAAGATATAAGAATAGTCACATTGGCAATGAAACTTGGAGTTTTATGGAGGTGGAAATTTGAGCTCAATGGTATAAGTGGAATTAGAAGCAGACTTaatttatattactattattgAAATTGTAGTAAGCTCTTTTGGGAATCTTCTATAAAAAGAAATATGCATTTATGTAGGTTAGACCTTCATGAACTGAGCTATATAGGTATATGATGGAGCAGCCTTCATGGCTGGCAACCCATCTTCCAGTCAGGTTACATTCATGGCTCCTGTAATTCTTTCACATATACATATTCTAGTATACAAATTGGTTCCATGTTGTGTCGAACTGTGCTGAAGAATTAGTGAATTCTTAAGCAAGCCCTAAATATTATATGTTTCCATTGGCTGAAATTTTTCTCAGCATTGCTATACGCAAGACTTACGTAAAGTATATTTGCtataatatttttcatatttcttaagcACTGGTTTTATATTGTTTAAAGAAGGGTTAAGAGAAGTGAagtaaaatgtatatattttacagATATGTACATTTTGTTACCTGGGTATGATGTATCAACATTGTTATTGTATAGGCAAGCATTCTATAAAAAATTCTTCTGACTCTGTAATACAGATTTCTTTTGTGTAATAATCATTTGATGACAGTGTTGTTGCCCACGAATGAACAAATCAATTTTTCCTTCAATCAATGCAATAACATATTGTCTCTTCAGTGCttttggcttcttttttttttagctaaacTACTTATATTGCCAGTTGTGTTACAGTAATGCCCTAATCTGAAACATATTTTACTATATATTATTAGATAAAAAGCACTGCTTTTTCTCCCCTACTTCTAATGTAATTTGTGCCATGATGGTGTAGCAATTGGTGTaccaataaaatagaattgttgATGTATTTTGATAACTGTAATGGACAACAGATTAATCTGTGCTTCCTGAAGTGGGCAAACAAAGTAAAGCTCTGAGTATCTCATGACTACAGTGTCAAACTTCATTTTAAGCTATCTTTAATGTGCCGCAAATTGTTAATTTGACTTCCAAAGTGTAAGTGAGATTTTCTGTTATGCAGACTTGGCCATAAAaatcagtttcaggttttccatTGATATTTCAAGAATGTTAGCTCTATCCTGGTTTCTGTTTTGGGTTGTATTTTAGCAGCAGGGATTCTAAAAATGCTCAAAAAGTTAATACCAGAACAAATACTTTTAAATTAACAAGAATTATATCTTAGAAATGTATTGAGTTGATTTCCAGTACAAACCCCGGAAAGAATCTTGTAAAGAATGTTTACATTCTTGTAAAGACTGTCTGTCACACTTGAGCAAGATGCTAATTATAGCACATTGGAAATACTTCTGTTTGACATTCTTCTAGAAGTGCAGGGAAATCTGTTAATTGTCGTTAATACTTGGTGAAAAGATTGTAGGAAACCCAAAGTAGGAAAGTATTACAGTTAGCCTTTGAGATATGATTATAATGGAGTTTGCACATGTTCTGAGAACTGTCAAGTGAAGCATCTCACTTAATGATCCCCCATCCCTCTTCCCAATGAACTGTTAAATGAATtgcaggttgttaagtggatgCCTCAGGCAGGGGAGGCTCTTGGAGGCTTAGTAAGGCCCTTGCCTGCCTGCTCTAGCTCTCCCAAGGCTTTCCCACTTACCGAAATACCTGTGCTCTGCTACCTGCCCCTTGCGTCTCCACAGGCTTTTTCTCTATTAAAAGAAAATTCCAGGaaaattttacttatttattttaaataatttatatagccacctactTGCTCACAACAACTCTGAATAAGGCATGCATAGTATGGGAGTTTTATCTTTTGTTCTTAAACATTTAGTTGGAACTTGTAGTTCAAGATTCTTTCGGTATTAGAACAGACAGCATTGGATACTTGGAGTATACTTTGCATCTTTGTtttaaaactgaataaaaatacAGTCAGTGTCAAGTTGGTGAGTCATTTGACAAGCGGGTCACCATATAAATGCAATTAATCATGCCATCAGCTGTCCTGTTCTAATGCCAACTGAGGCAAAGTAGTTCTTGAGATACAGCAGAATTTTTCACAA comes from the Ahaetulla prasina isolate Xishuangbanna chromosome 3, ASM2864084v1, whole genome shotgun sequence genome and includes:
- the FITM2 gene encoding acyl-coenzyme A diphosphatase FITM2, whose translation is MESVDRATRFLLPYLTHCSVRRMMPWALMSFMVIGSLVKDLMPPAATYLSNKRNVLNVYFVKFAWAWTFCLLFPFISLTNYNVFQNILPVLVRLFSLLVGTVIWYTCTSTFLFIQDFTGSCYKSPTLAVVTQEHSNQLQCLKAGGIWQNFDISGHSFLLSYCVLMILEEMAVMPSVKTFHGSRLHTAVTSLFLALACLTFIWLFMLLTTAVYFHDFWDKIFGTLVGLSAWYGTYRFWYKSPLSPGFPPQRTLYFPKPNRRL